A genome region from Nocardia sp. NBC_01730 includes the following:
- a CDS encoding RNA-guided endonuclease TnpB family protein translates to MSHKQGVRFELAPDPEHAVIMGRHAGLSRVVENFCLETVAKKWAQRKAEESYGFTGDQLTEVPWTAPALEKEWRAAHRSRFPWFTENMLSSRVPKEACRVRAAGFANYRANRKLARCRPKSNKWNKARVRVARRHLRVADQRKDFLHKTTTRLARTKTAIAVETLNVKGMAANRRLARAVSDAGFAEFVRLLEYKVGWYGSRVWKADRWFASSKTCGACRRVEHGLTLNDRTWKCRGCGVVHDRDDNAAGNLLAAMLADTEPDHVVLAGKFPEEVKRLAETA, encoded by the coding sequence GTGAGTCACAAACAGGGGGTGCGTTTCGAGCTCGCTCCCGATCCGGAGCACGCCGTGATAATGGGTCGGCATGCCGGGTTGTCACGGGTGGTGGAGAACTTCTGCCTGGAGACGGTGGCCAAGAAGTGGGCGCAGCGCAAGGCCGAGGAGTCCTACGGTTTCACCGGTGATCAGTTGACCGAGGTACCGTGGACCGCGCCGGCGCTGGAAAAGGAATGGCGCGCAGCGCATCGGTCCCGGTTTCCGTGGTTCACCGAGAATATGTTGTCGTCGCGGGTGCCCAAGGAGGCCTGCCGGGTTCGGGCGGCCGGGTTCGCCAACTACCGCGCGAACCGGAAACTCGCACGCTGCCGACCGAAGTCGAACAAGTGGAACAAGGCCCGGGTGCGGGTGGCGCGGCGGCATCTGCGGGTCGCCGACCAGCGGAAGGATTTTCTGCACAAGACCACCACGAGGTTGGCGAGAACCAAGACGGCCATCGCGGTGGAGACATTGAATGTCAAAGGTATGGCCGCCAACCGGAGACTGGCGCGCGCGGTTTCCGATGCCGGGTTCGCTGAGTTCGTGCGTCTACTGGAGTACAAGGTCGGCTGGTACGGGTCCAGGGTGTGGAAGGCCGACCGCTGGTTCGCCTCGTCGAAGACCTGCGGTGCCTGCCGGCGAGTCGAACACGGCTTGACCCTGAATGACCGGACCTGGAAGTGTCGCGGCTGCGGTGTGGTGCATGACCGTGACGACAACGCAGCCGGGAACCTGCTGGCCGCGATGCTCGCCGACACCGAACCCGACCATGTGGTCCTCGCCGGGAAGTTCCCCGAAGAGGTGAAACGCCTCGCCGAGACCGCGTAA